In Capsicum annuum cultivar UCD-10X-F1 chromosome 8, UCD10Xv1.1, whole genome shotgun sequence, the genomic window CACCCAAACCTGCGGGCACTTTCACATCATTATTGTACTAATACGCTAAATAACGCTAAATAAAAAGGATTCATGAATCACAAAAAATCCCGCCGTCTCATCGAACTGATTGAAACTGAAAGGGCAAAATGGATACTGTAATGTTATCTTCTTCCTCCATGGCTCTCCATCGCCTGCTCCGACCCGTACCCGTACCCATGCCCATTCTCTCTTTCTCCTTCCTTAAACAATCTCTCTCTTTTCCTCCCCATCAAACGACGTCGCTTCATCCCATATTCCCCTCCCTTCCTACCCATACATCCATCTTCCTTCCTTCTAGAACTTTCTCGAACCTTCCAGTTAGCTGTACTTCTCAAGCCCTAGTGGAGTCCTCTGTCGATGACGAGGAAATTGCAGAAGAAATTGGAGGAGAGAGTGCTTCCAGGCCGAGTGAATCTGAGAGAAAAATATTGAGAGCGAAGTTGCCGAACCTGAGTATGAAGGAGAAGAAGGAATTGGCATCGTATGCACACAGTTTAGGGAAGAAGCTAAAGAGTCAACAGGTTGGAAAATCTGGTGTTACTGACACTGTGGTAATGGCTTTGGATGAGACTCTTGAAGCTAATGAGCTTCTCAAGGTAcattttctcaactttttttCTGCCGGTAAATAATTTGCCACTatttagggtttagggtttgTGTTGAATTGTTATGGTGAAAAGGTTATCTTCAAGTCAGTGTTATCTTCGAGTATCTGTTTGGCCGTGAAATTCgaatattttcaagttatcaAAAATTGGCTCATACCAGTTATTGGATATTTGGAACttccaaacacaactcaaaaactcaaactttaagTGTCAATTTCAAAATCTATGATCAAACGGGAGCTCAGTGTGCTGGCCTTTACctcataaataaacaaaaaaaatagaattgttcTGAACTAATGAATGCGATCGGTCCCTTTTTAACAAGTGGAGATGATTATTATGTTTAATAAGTAACAAGTAGAGATGATATACTAGTAAATAGGTAACAATTTGGTCATGAATTTTGTTGTGAATCTTACTTAGGCATGTTGTTCAACCGCGGAACTGTTCGTGCTTGCCTGCCGTTTTAGTTCTTGATATAGTACATTATAACAAGTATGTAAACTGATTAGTGAGATTGATCTTGCTAAATGGTTACCTGTGTCATAGTTCCTACGTCACTTAAAGTTTTTTAAAGCTGAAATCATGTCAGCTGGGGACTCTAATTTGCACAAACATGTTACAGATCGTTATAACTTTAATGAGAGAACGTTTATGTGAAGTGCATTAAGTTAGTTAATGAGCTTGATTATTACGTTTACTAGCAATTAGAGGTTGCACATAAAAATGAGGGGAAGCTCTTTTTGCTAGTTATGTTTGTGCCATTGTTAAATTAGTAATCGGTTAAAATTTGTTTATTGATAGTATATTACTAGTATGAGAAATATTGATCAATATGGTTTAGGCTAcggtaactggtaaagttgttgccatgtgaccaggaggtcacgggttcaagccttggaaacagacccttgcagaaatgtaaggtgagactgcgtacaatagatccttgtggtcggGCCCTTTCCTGGACCCTtcgcatagcgggagcttagtgcTAAGGGTATAGCAAGAAGCTCAATTTTAGTAGAAGCGAAAAATGTTCAAATTGATGATAATAAGTTAATCTGCTGAGGAATAAGGGTCTTTCGCGGTGGGAAATGGGTAGAGTTTAAattcctttgactaagttgaacGCTCATTGTTTTCAGTAGTATGATAAGAATTCATGCGTATCTTCATAGTATAATGTTTAGTGCTGGATAATGTGATAAAAGCATTGCTCCTGGGATCAATTTTTGACAGCCGCATTGTTATGTGCAGCTCAAAATACATGGTACTTGTCCTGGAGGAGAGCTGGATGATATTGTAAAGCATTTAGAGGAAGCAACTGGCTCAGTGGTTGTTGGTCAAATAGGTAGGACTGTGATTCTCTACCGTCCGAGCCTGACAAAAATGAAAGctgaagagaagaagaaacagGCTCAAAGTCTTTATATGAAAAAACAAAAGCAATACGCTGAGAGAAGATCATTTCAGGTCATCTTTTCATCTATCTAGTTTTAATAAATGAATGCATTCTTCTTTTATAACACTAGTTTCCGGGGTAAGTTTGTGTGCAACTCGACTACCTTATTAGGTTCCACTTATTCACCAGGTGCATGCCTACTGCACATCCACCTGTGTACATGTACAAAGTAATTTTGCCCATTAAGGCTTTATACGGATGagaaataatcatcatatcataatttgTCTGTGTTAGAATTTTGAACTTGTTTCCTCCCTTTTTCTCCAAGTTCAATGACCGTTAGACGTTGCAAATCAATACACATGGTTCGCCTTTTCCATTTAttctcctttctttctttcatgatcatCCTTGCTCATTTTTAGGTCTCCTTACGTGCAGGATAAAGGACAAGTGCCAAGACCATATGCTCGTGGTCGCCAAGGAATTAGCAGGGTTTGATCTTTCATTGTGGTCCATTTCTTCATTTCCTTTCTACAGTAACCACCACAGAGCTCCCATGTCTGGGTTAAAATTTCGCAATTATTCCCTCAGACAGATGCACACTGAAGGTGTGAAGATCAGAGGGACAAAGAGACTGCATATGAAATATCTAGTCTAGTCTAGAAGTTTGCATTTGTACCTTTTGTAATTTTCGTGGGATGTCAGACGATCTAGAAGAAAGAAATCAGTTTTGACTCTGAAtcctttattattaaatttaGACATTCGTAATCATAATTATGACTAATTGTGTTCGCTATATTTGGCAGAGCccttttattatgattattaattGACAAATGAAAATTTATTGCACTGCATCTATAACAACTCATTTGAGTTATGATACACGGTGGATCAACTTCATGTTGACTAATATTTCTCGAAAAAGAATTTATATAGACAAGTAACGATAAAATTTTGCTTCTGATGATTTATCACCCCGCAGGCTGCAGCACTATCGGAATCTTTAACGAAGAACAACTTTTCTATGAGGTCAGTTTTGTCTTGGGCATATTAAACCCCCTATGCTGCTTTTAACTTTTGTAACTCATCATGAACTGGGTTTTCCAAATAAAGAATACCATCGGCCAAAGTGAGTCGCCGTAGAGCTACCAAAAATCGCATctggaaagaaaaagaaagtcaaaaa contains:
- the LOC107840470 gene encoding uncharacterized protein LOC107840470, coding for MDTVMLSSSSMALHRLLRPVPVPMPILSFSFLKQSLSFPPHQTTSLHPIFPSLPTHTSIFLPSRTFSNLPVSCTSQALVESSVDDEEIAEEIGGESASRPSESERKILRAKLPNLSMKEKKELASYAHSLGKKLKSQQVGKSGVTDTVVMALDETLEANELLKLKIHGTCPGGELDDIVKHLEEATGSVVVGQIGRTVILYRPSLTKMKAEEKKKQAQSLYMKKQKQYAERRSFQDKGQVPRPYARGRQGISRV